Within Bacteroidota bacterium, the genomic segment AGGGAGGACGTAGGAGGAGCGCTGTTTCAAGACTTGCCTTTCGCCAGAAAAACAACCTGGTCATAAATGGACGTCATGGGAAGGTCAAATCCAATCGATGTCAAGTGGATGACCTCTGAAAGATCATCATAAGACTGGAATGACCAAATTCCGGAAGGTTGTTTCCTAAGAACCTCCACGTGCGGCTCTGCTTGTTCGATCAACATATATTCCTGCAAATTCGGTACGTGTTTGTATCGGTTGAATTTGCCACCTCGATCATAGGTTCCACTTGAGGGAGACAAGACTTCAATGATCAGAATCGCATTCGTATTGAGATTTTGATTCTGGCTTGAGGGTGTCTCCTCACCGCATACGACGTGAACATCAGGCATGACCACGGAAGACGTTGCATCAATTGCAAGTGTTGCATCAGGTCCATAGACGCGACACCCTTTGGATTTCGCGAACCCACGGAGTTCACCGCTGACATTCACACCAATTAAGCTGTGCACATTGGTCCCCCCTGCCATATCAAAAATGACTCCTTGATAGTATTCGGCCCTACCCTCGATGGAATCCAAATAGGTCAGGTAATCCTGAACGGTGACTTTTTCTCCGACACCCATGGTTCGTTGCCTGCAATTTTAAGGTTTGATGGCGATATCCGGATTCGGATCAAACTTGACCTTTGCGTAGATGCTGCTCAAGGGAATATCGATGTCGAGTGAGGCAAGGTGGATAACTTCCTCCATACCCGAATAGGATTGAAACAGCCAAAAACCAGTATCCGAACGTCGCAAAACGTCCACTTGGGGTTGAAACTGATCGATGAGGACGTATTCTTGAAGTGTCGGAATCTTCATGTAGATATGAAATTTGCCCCCGCGATCGTGCAAGCCTGTCGATGGTGAGAGCACTTCTACAACGACGATCGCATTCGTATGAATTTTGCTGTTTTGATTGGAGTATTTCTCATCGCCACAGACCACATGGACATCCGGCATCACGATAGCGTTTGCTGCATCGATCGCCAAATTTGCGTCGGCACCATATACTGAGCAATCTTTGTGGGAAAGCGCAGAGAGTAACGCAGAACTGCAATTCACACCAATCTTACTGTGATTGTTGGATCCCCCAGCCATATCAAAAATTTGCCCGTCATAGAATTCTGCCCGACCTTCAATGGAATCCAAATAGATCAGATAGTCATTCGCTGATACCCTCAAGTTTTTCTCTGCAGCATTCATTGGATAAAGATACGCAGAATTTGAAAGCAGGCAAAGCTAGGCTCAAGGTCGGTTTCGATCGTGTCGGGTTGTCTCACCTACTCATTGGTCACTCGGAAGCATACTACCTTCGGATTGGCCAAAACCCAAATCCACCCCCATTCCACCCAATCCCGAAATTTTTAAAACATTCACCTTCCTTCAGAGTTAAAGATTCGTATTTTTGCCCTTAATTAGAATGAGTCTAAATAAGAAATTGGTGGAATGAGTGAGAACCTCAAAGTGATCGAAGACATTGCCGGACAGGAGTACGCCTACGGCTTTGTGACTGATATTGAGAGCGATAGGGCCCCAAAAGGGCTGAATGAGGACATCGTCAGGCTCATTTCAAGCAAGAAAAATGAACCCGAATGGCTCCTGAATTGGCGTTTGCGGGCTTTTCGGCACTGGCTCACGATGAAGGAACCCCACTGGCAAAATGTTCAGTATCCGCCCATCGATTATCAGGATATCACCTATTACGCCGCGCCGAAGCAGAAGCCCAAGCTCAACAGCCTCGACGAAGTCGATCCTGAATTGCTGAAGACCTTCGCCAAGCTCGGCATCTCCATCGAAGAGCAGAAAGTACTCTCCGGCGTCGCTGTGGATATCGTATGGGACAGCACATCGGTCGTCACTACCTTCAAGGAGAAGTTGAAAACGCTCGGGGTGATCTTCATGAGCTTCGGTGAGGCCGTGCATGAGCATCCCGAACTGATCCAAAAGTACCTCGGCGCCGTGGTGCCATACAACGACAATTACTTTGCAGCCCTCAATTCGGCGGTTTTCAGCGATGGATCGTTTGTCTTCATCCCCAAAGGCGTGCGTTGCCCGATGGAATTATCGACCTATTTCCGCATCAATGAAAGCAATACCGGTCAATTTGAACGCACCCTGATCATCGCCGAGGAAGGCAGCTACGTGAGTTACCTCGAAGGTTGCACCGCCCCCAAACGCGATGAAAATCAGCTGCATGCAGCCGTCGTCGAACTCATCACGCTCGACAATGCGGAAATCAAGTATTCGACGGTGCAGAATTGGTACCCAGGCGACAAAGAGGGCAAGGGCGGCATCTACAACTTCGTCACCAAACGCGGCAATTGCCTCGGGAAAAATTCGAAAATCTCCTGGACGCAGGTCGAAACGGGTAGCGCCATCACTTGGAAATACCCAAGTTGTTACCTCACCGGCGACAATTCCGTCGGCGAATTTTACAGCGTCGCCCTGACCAATATGCATCAGCAGGCCGACACGGGAACCAAAATGGTCCACATCGGCAAAAACACACGCAGCACGATCATCAGCAAGGGGATTTCGGCAGGAAAGAGCCAAAACTCCTACCGCGGATTGGTCAAAATCTTGAAGTCAGCCGAAGGCGCGCGGAACTTTTCCCAATGCGATTCGCTGCTGCTCGGGGACAAATGCGGCGCGCACACCTTTCCTTATATAGAGGTTGCCAATCCGACAGGGCAGGTCGAGCACGAAGCCACGACGTCCAAAATCGGGGAGGATCAGATTTTTTACTGCCAACAGCGCGGCATCGATCAGGAAAAAGCCATCAGCTTGATTGTGAATGGCTTTTCGAATGCCGTTCTCAAGAATCTTCCGATGGAATTCGCAGTCGAAGCAAGGAAGCTGTTGGCCATCAGTTTGGAAGGAAGCGTTGGTTAAGTGAAAAGTGATTAGTGAAAAGTGAAAAATGAAGGGTTAGTAGTTAGCAAGTAGCAGTTAGCAGTGGTCACACGAAAACGTTTCCACTCGTCAACTGCTAAATGCTAACCGCTAACTGCTAACTGAAAAGATATGTTAGAGATCAAGGATTTACGTGTAAAGGTCGAGGACAAGGAAATCTTGAAAGGGATCAATTTGTCGGTGAAGGCCGGTGAAGTGCATGCGATCATGGGGCCGAATGGTTCCGGCAAGAGCACCTTGGCTTCCGTTTTGGCAGGCCGCGAGGAATATGAAGTGACCGACGGTTCGGTGACTTTTGACGGCAAGGATTTGCTGGAATTGAATGCAGAGGAGCGCGCTTGGGCGGGTATCTTTCTTGCATTTCAGTATCCGGTTGAGATTCCGGGCATCACCACGATTACCTTTTTGAAAACCGCTTTGGAGGAGATTCGCAAGGCGCGCGGCTTGGATCCGATGTCGGCCAAGGAATTTTTGACGCGCATGCGGGAAAAAGCCAACCTCGTCGAAATCGATCCCAAGCTCATTCAGGAGCGTTCGGTGAATGAAGGTTTTTCCGGCGGCGAAAAGAAGCGGAACGAGATTTTCCAGATGGCGATGCTTGAACCGAAGTTGGCCTTGCTCGACGAGACCGATTCCGGACTCGACATTGACGCCTTGCGCATCGTCGCAAACGGTGTGAACAAGCTGAAGAATGCCGACAACGCCGTGATCGTCGTGACGCACTATCAGCGTTTGCTCGATTACATCGTGCCCGACTTTGTGCACGTGTTGTACAACGGCCGCATCGTGAAGTCCGGCACCAAGGAACTCGCCTTCGAATTGGAGGAAAAAGGCTACGATTGGATCAAGGCCGAGGTCGATGGCGTCCCAACAGTATAAAATCGCATGACGAATACCTTAGAAATAGCTGCGGAAGTCAGGGCTTGGGCCTCCAACTACGAAATGCTGAAGAGCTTTTCCACGGGATTGCCGGCCTCCGTTGTAGCTACCCGCGACGCAGCCATGCAAACGTTTGTAAGGTTGGGCTTTCCGACCACGAAGCACGAGGAATGGAAATACACGAGCCTGCGCCGATTGGTCGAAGGCAATTTTGCTCCAGCCTTCCGCTTGCCTCAAACAGGCATTGACAACTCGGTGGACTACTTCTACGATGTCGTATTGCCGCATGGTTTTGGCAGCAACGTCGTCGTTTTGGTGAATGGTCATTTTGATCCGAATTTGTCACGTTTGCAAGCGGGTGCAATTCGGGTAGGTAGCCTGAAGGTGGCCCTCGAGAACGGCGATGCAGGCGTTTTGGAGCATTATTCCAAGATCGCTTCCTTCGAAAATCACGCCTTGGTGGCGCTCAACACGGCCATTGCTGCCGATGGCTATTACCTGCACATTCCTAGGAACACCCAATTCGCTGAACCGATCAACGTCATTCATCTTGGCGTAGGGGAAGGCGTTGCGGCCAATTCCAGAACGCTGATTTTGGTCGATGATTTATCGGAAGCCAATGTCATCGAAACATGGTACAATTGGAATGCAGCGCCCATTTGGGAGAACCATGTATCGGAAATCTCCGTCGGAGCAGGTGCGAAATTCGAATTGTGCAGCATTCAAAACGAAATCGAGGAAACCTATTCGCTGACGAGCTTCACCCAAGTGGTTCAAGGCAAGAACAGCCATTTCACCTCGGTCGTGATGAGTTCGCAAGGAGGGATCGTCCGCAACGATTTGCAGGTGCGGCATGAAGGCACGGGTTGCGAAACCCACCTCAATGGCTTGACCCTGCTCGATGGCAATACGCATGTCGATCACCATACTTTGGTGGACCATGCGATGCCGCATTGCTACAGCAACGAAAACTACAAGACTGTGTTGGACGGCAGAAGCACCGCGGTCTTCAACGGCAAAGTGATGGTGCGTCCGGATGCACAGAAAACCAACGCCTTTCAGAGCAACAAAACCTTGCTGCTTTCCGAAGGCGCCTCTGTGCAAACCAAGCCACAACTTGAAATTTTTGCCGACGACGTCAAATGTTCGCATGGCGCGACAACAGGCCGTCTCGATGAAACCGCGCTTTTTTACATGCGCAGCCGCGGCCTGTCTGCGCCCAAGGCCAAGGCCTTGTTGACCTACGCCTTCGGCGCCGAAGTTCTTGAAAAGATTTCGACGGTGGCGCTCAAGGATACCTTGGAAACCTATTTGATGCAACGATTGGGAGGCGAATGAACATGGCAACCACTGTCGCATCTCCGGAAACCGTGCTTCCCTTCGAATTGGCAAGGGTGAGGGCAGATTTTCCGATTCTGCAAACGACTGCCTACGGCAAGCCGTTGGTTTATCTCGACAATGCTGCGACGGCCCAAAAGCCGCAGGCGGTCATCGATGCGACGAGCGATTACTATGCGCATTCAAATGCCAATGTCCATCGCGGCGTGCACTATCTGAGCGATCAAGCGACACGGCTGTACGAAGGTGCACGTGACCAGATTTGCACCTATATCAATGCCATTCACCGCAGTCAGGTGGTTTTCACCAAAGGCACCACAGACAGCATCAATCTCGTAGCGCATAGTTTCGGAGAAAAGCTGAAACCGGGCGATGAAGTGCTGATTTCCGGGATGGAACACCACGCCAACATCGTGCCTTGGCACCTGCTGGCCGCGCGTTCCGGAATCAAGGTGAAGGCCATTCCACTGACGGATAGCGGAGAATTGGACTTGGAAGCAATTCCGGCATTGCTCAATGAGCGCACCAAATTGCTCGCGCTCAGCCATGTGTCCAATGCGCTCGGGACGATCAATCCCGTGAAGGAAATCATCAAAATGGCACATGCGCAGGGCATTCCCGTGCTGCTCGACGGCGCACAGGCGGTCCCGCACATGCGCGTGGACATGGAAGATCTTGATGTGGACTTCTATGCATTTTCCGGCCATAAGTTGTTTGGCCCGACGGGAACAGGTGTCCTGTATGGCAAGGACAAATGGTTGATGGACATGCGACCTTACCAAGGTGGGGGAGACATGATCGACCGCGTGACCTTGGATTATTTCACCTGGAACGATCCCCCGCACCGGTTTGAACCGGGCACACCCAATATTGCCGGCTTTGCGGGTTTGGGTGCGGCGATTGCGTACCTCAATCAGATGGATCATGTAGGTGCACTGGCCCACGAGCAGCATTTGTTGGAATTGGCAACGGCGAAGCTGTTGGAGATTCCAGGCTTGCGGATCATTGGCACAGCCCCCGAAAAAGTGGCCGTCGTGAGTTTCGTCATCGATGGCATTCACCCCAGTGATGTGGGTACCTTGCTCGACCACCGCGGTATCGCCGTTCGGACTGGACATCACTGCGCCCAACCTATTATGGACCGCTACGGGGTTCCTGCCACAACGCGGGCCTCCTTTGCATTTTACAATACTGAAGCCGAAATCGACGTCTTGATTGCCGGCCTCCACAAAGTGATCAAGATGTTTCAATGATGGAAACGACGATGCAGCAGATCGATCCCGAATTGGTGCTGGACTTGGAAAATCGCGTCATGGACGTGCTCAAGAGCATTTATGACCCCGAGATTCCGGTCAATATTTATGAGTTGGGCCTCATTTACGAAGTCGCAGTCACGCCTTTCGCAGACGTGCACATTCGCATGACGCTCACATCCCCCAATTGCCCGGTCGCAGGCAGCCTTCCCGGAGAAATCCAGGCCAAGGTCGAATGCATCCCGGAAGTCAACCATTGCGAAGTCGAAATCACATTCGATCCGCCGTGGGAGCAAAGCATGATGAGCGAAGAAGCCAAGCTTGAGCTTGGGATGATGTAAAATTGAGAATTGAGAATTGAGAATTGAGAATGTCGGTTAGACTTATGCAAGGGAGAGAAAACATATTGCATGAGAAGACGATGAACTTTGCAATTCGCATTGTGAAGATGTATCAGTTCCTTGGAGAAAAGAAAAAAGAGTACATCATGTCCAAGCAGCTTTTGCGAAGTGGCACCTCCATTGGAGCACTCGTAAGAGAATCTCAGCATGGTGAAAGTACAGCAGATTTTGTACACAAGCTTTCGATTGCACTTAAGGAAGCAAATGAGACAGCTTATTGGATCGAGTTGTTGTTAAGGTCCGCATACATTGATATGGAGATGTTTGCAAGCATCAATGATGACTGCCAAGAAATCGTAAGCCTTTTGGTCAAGATAATCAAGTCCACGAAGGAGAAGATGAAATGAAGGTCGAGAATCTAGATAGGGAAGTAGTGCGAGGATCGATTGGCCCTCAATTCTCAATTCTCAATTCTCAATCAATCGAGTTAAATTTGTAAACAAGAAACAAGAAAGATATGTATCCTCCAGAATTAGTAAAACCAATGCGCGAGGAGCTGAGCTCCAAGGGCTTTCAAGAGCTGCACACGGCTGACGAAGTTGATGCAGTCATGCACGACACGCAAGGAACCGTGTTGGTGATCGTGAACAGCGTCTGCGGTTGTGCTGCCGGTGCAGCGCGTCCAGGTATCGTGAAGGCCGTGACGTCTTCGGCGAAATTGCCAACGCATCTCACGACCGTTTTTGCGGGTGTGGACCGCGAGGCGACTGACAAGGCTAGGGCCTATATGGCACCTTATCCGCCATCGTCTCCTGCAATTGCACTCTTCAAAGATGGCAACCTCGTTCACATGATTGAGCGTCGCCACATCGAAGGCCGCAGTGCAGACATGATTGCCGGCAACTTGTTGGCGGCATTTGAAGAGCACTGCTGAGACGATATCCGCGAAAAATGGGATGCTTCGTCAAGCTGCGATGCATCCCATTTTTATGACTTTGCAGATCATTCCCATCCTTGAAAGCACTCAAAACATACGTTTTCCATGGTTGATGCCATTGTTCCCTTGTTGTCTTTGATCGCCTTGGAGGTGATTCTGGGCATAGACAATATTGTCTTCATTTCTGTCTTGGCAGACAGATTGCCTGAAAATCAACGAGGTAGACTTCGTTTTTGGGGACTTGGACTTGCCATGGTCATGCGCTTGGTACTCCTTGCCTTTCTCTCTTGGATCCTTCACTTGGACAAAAAGCTCTTTGTTTTGTTCGACGTCGAATTCACCGGAAAGGGATTGATTCTGATCGCCGGGGGATTGTTTTTAATTTACAAAAGCGCCAAGGAAATCTACAAAAAGACAGAAACGGAGGAGCATGGGCCTCACGTTCCAGCCAAGAGTGGCTTCAGCCGAATGTTATCCGAGGTCATTTTGCTCGATTTGGTATTTTCCATCGATTCGATCATTACTGCGGTTGGCATGGTGCAAGAACTTTGGGTCATGTACACGGCAGTGATTGTGACCGTGTTGATCATGTTGGTGGCGGCAAAGCCGATCAGCAATTTTATCAGCAAGCATCCTTCGTTCAAGATCTTGGCGCTTTGCTTTTTGATGATGATCGGGGTCTCCTTGCTTGCCGAAGGCTTCCATTTTGAGATTCCCAAAGGCTATATCTACTTCTCGATGGCCTTCGCTTTTTTGGTAGACATCATTCAGATGCGGGTTTTGAAGCCAAAGGAAGAGAAATCATAATGCACGCTAGCGAATGGGAATCCAGAAATCACCCCGCCACCGGGCTTTTTTGAAGGGTGTATTTCTATCCCTATTGCTCTGTTACGGCCTTTTGGTAACTTATTGGATGCTATTCGGGTTTGGGCGCCAAGTAGTAGATGCGCCAAAATACAACCTGGTTCCATTCGCATCGATCAAGCTTTTTTTGAAAATGTATGCCAATCATCCTTGGGCTGCTGCCGTGAATCTTGCTGGCAACATCGTGATTTTTGTGCCATTTGGAGTTCTTATTCCTTTGGTATTCGGTGGCGGATGGGGGAGAATGCTGGTTTTGTTTGTAAGCGCCATCGTCATCCTGGAATGCAGCCAATTGTTGCTTCACCGCGGGAGTCTGGATGTCGATGATTTATTGTTGAATGTTTTGGGAGCAATGATGGGATATGGATGTCTGAGAATTTTCAAGGGTATTCGCATCCAAAGACCTTCAAAATCGCTGCAAGGCCCCTTTTGAAAAATGGAAGTCACAAAACTCAAAGAATTCACCGGTCATACCGCGGCGATTTACAGTCTGAGTCCGTCGACGAAGTCGGGGCATTTCATCAGTTGCGGATCTGAGGGAATCGTTGCCGAATGGAATCTGGAGACGGGGGAAGGCAAAGCCATCGTGCAGGCGCCGGGCGCAGTGTTTTCGGTATTGCTGATCGCCGAAAGGGATTTGCTCTTGCTGGGTTTGCAGTCGGGAGACTTGGTGTTTGTCGATCTGCGGAACGGGGAAACGATCAAACGGGTGCAACTGCACAAAAAGTCGATTTTCGATCTCTTGCTGTTGCCCGACGGTCAGCATGTTCTCGCATCCGGCGAAGACGGCGCGATTTCCGTTTGGAACCTGGAACGTTTGGATCATCTTCATTATCAACGCATTTCTGTAAAAAGTGTCCGCACGCTTGCCTATGATGCAAGCACGCAACGCCTGTACGCGGGGGCAAGCGATCAAACAATCCGTGAATTGGACCTCGGATTGAATGAGCTGAAGCATTGGCGGGCCCATGAAAAGTCCATTTTCAGGCTCTTGGTCGGGGAGGGGGGCAAGTTGTATTCCACTGGGTTGGATGCGCACATCACGCTGTGGAGTATTCACCAATCGGATTCGAATCCAGAAAGGATGATTTCCGTTCCTGCCCACAACTTCGCAGTCAATGACTTGATTCAAGGTCCGGACGGCATGCTCATCAGTGGCAGCATGGACAAAAGCATCAAATTCTGGAACCCCAATTCGCTGGAATTGCTCAAGGTCGTGAATTTTGAAAAGAACCAATGCCACTGGAACGGCGTCAACCGCCTGCTTTGGTTGGAAAACAGCCTCCTTTCCTGCAGCGATGACCGCAAAATCATGCAATGGGAGGTTAAGTGGAAAATTAACTGAGTTAGCAGTTAGAAAGTAGCAGTTAGCAGTTCCAATGGCGCTAAAGGCGACATTCAAAACTGCTAACTACTAACTGCTAACTGCCACCCGTATCCCCGCAGCCTCACTGTTTTTTTGCGGCAAAGCCGCAAAAAAAAATGCCCCTTACCTGAGGTAAAGGGCACTCCTGCTAAGGAGAACAATTCCAAGGAAAGAACGCTGTAAACTACAAGCGAACTGTTCCAAATCCCGTGCCAAACTCGCTTTGCTGGAATGGGCAAAGAAAAAGCCCCTACTGGATTGGTTTCACTTTAGAGGTGATTCTTTTCACGGCAAGGGCTAGAATAAAGTACGGTGCCAATCTCAATAGGATTGTAAATCAGGTGATTCCATGGTTCGTGCGTTGCCAAAGGGAACGGATTCTGCATTCGTCCAGATAACTCACAGCCAATCTTCTGCCGGAGCGCAAAACGGCAACCGAGGCGCCTTCAAACTTCCCGAAGCCCACAACTTGCTGTGCTTGCACCAGAATGCATCCATGTGTCAGCACAAAATTATTCCCGCGCAACAGCCCGCGAATCCGTTGCATGGTTGTCGGTGAATTCAACTTTTTGCCATTCGCCAGGTTGAGAATGCGTTGATCACCAGTGTCCTCAACCCAGGCGATTTCCCCAACCGGGATGAGTACCACGCCAGAAGCGGTAGGGAGGAAGATTTGAGAAAGCCTCACCTGAAGGTCAGAATCAAACTTTTCCTTGAAGAGTCTTTGGATTCCGTGTTGTTGCCGTTTGAAAATCGACGAAAGTAGGGCAAGATGCAATTCATTTGACTTCAAGGGTTTGCGTAAATGCAACGCGACATCAAACCGGATCGACTTCACCCTGCCACTGTCAGAGGACGAAACTACAATCTTCTCATAAGTAACATCCTTAGTGTCTTCAAATACCCGAAATCCTTGCCCGTTTTCAATGTCGACATCGACGATCACAAGTTCGGGAACAAGAAATTTGATGGCAGATACTGCATCCTTCACAGAATAAACCCGCCTAAAGCGGCTGCGGTTGGCAGAATCCTCAAAGTCAGGTATTCTGTTTTTGCCCTCCTTGGCGGATTGCACGATCAAAACCTCCATAGCCAGAATAAATTAAAGCGAAACTGATCTCTCTCTTGACAATACCAATCTGCATGATAAATTCGTCAGTTCCATGACAATATCTTCCTAAAAGTAACATCGTAAAAATTTAATATTCACCTAAATCAAACCGCATACGAGCCAATTCCTGACTCCCTGCGCTTCTAAGCCAGTTCATTCGCCAATGGACGGTAACAACGGCTCCCGAAAATTCAAAATGCGACGTTCATCGCCAACTCTCATCTCTCAACTCTCCACTCTCAACTTTCCACAAAACAGCCCATTGCTGATTACTCCGCTCCCTCAACCCAAGACCTTCATTTTCATTCTCCATTCTTCATTCTCCATTCTCCATTAATCACTACCTTTGCACACCCAAAATCAATGGCATCGCTATGAGCATCGCAAAGACGTACAATCCCGCCGAGCGCGAGGAAAAATGGTATCAATACTGGGAAAACAGCGGATTTTTCAAATCCGTTCCCGACGAACGTGAGCCCTATACCATCGTCATTCCTCCGCCGAATGTCACGGGAATGCTCCACATGGGGCATATGCTCAACAATACGATCCAAGACATTCTCATCCGTCGCAAGCGCATGGAAGGCTACAACGCCTGCTGGGTGCCCGGCACCGACCATGCCTCGATCGCCACGGAAGCCAAAGTTGTGCGCCTCTTGCGCGACCAAGGCATCAAAAAATCCGACCTGACCCGCGACGAATTCCTCGCGCATGCCTTCGAATGGAAGGAAAAATATAGCGGTATCATCTTGCAGCAGCTCCGCAAGCTCGGTTGCAGCTGTGATTGGGACCGCACGCGTTTTACCATGGATGCCGATTACTACAAGGCGGTGATCATGGTATTCTGCGACCTGTACGAAAAAGGCTACATCTACCGTGCCCTTCGCATGGTCAATTGGGATCCCGTGGGATTGACCGCCTTGAGCGACGAAGAGGTCATCTACAAGGAAAAGCAAGGGCGTCTCTTCCAAGTGCGGTACAAGATCGAAGGCACTAAAAATGAATATGTAACGATCGCCACGACGCGTCCGGAGACGATTTTGGGAGACTCTGCCATCTCCGTGAACCCCAAGGACATGCGCTACATGCACCTCGTGGGCAAGCGCGCGATTGTCCCATTGATTGGACGGTCGATCCCCATCATTGCCGACGATTACGTGACAATGGACTTCGGTACAGGCTGCCTCAAGGTGACCCCGGCACATGACCCGAATGACTACATGATCGGGCAGCGCCACAACCTGGAAATCATCGACGTCCTCAATCCGAACGGCACCATGAGCGAGGCGGCGCAATTGTATATCGGCGAAGACCGCTTTGAAGTGCGCAAGAAGATCGTGAAAGACCTCGAAGCAGCAGGCCACATGGTCAAAATCGAGGATTACACGAATACAGTCGGCCATAGCGAGCGCACGGATGCCGTGATCGAGCCACGCCTGTCGCTGCAATGGTGGGTAGACATGAAGGATTTGGCCAAGCCCGCGCTTGATGCCGTGATGGATGACAGCGTGAATTTGATTCCTTCGAAGTTCAAAAGCACCTACCACCACTGGATGGCGAATGTCAAGGACTGGTGCATTTCCCGTCAACTCTGGTGGGGACAGCAGATTCCTGCGTATTATTTGAAGTATGAAATGGGGCTTCCCGAGGAGCAGCGCCAATATTTTGTGGATGTCACGCCGGAAGGCGCGCTTGCAAAGGCATGCGCGAAGACGGGCCTCACACTCACGATCGACGACTTGCATCAAGATCCCGACGTGCTTGACACTTGGTTTTCGAGCTGGTTGT encodes:
- a CDS encoding valine--tRNA ligase, giving the protein MSIAKTYNPAEREEKWYQYWENSGFFKSVPDEREPYTIVIPPPNVTGMLHMGHMLNNTIQDILIRRKRMEGYNACWVPGTDHASIATEAKVVRLLRDQGIKKSDLTRDEFLAHAFEWKEKYSGIILQQLRKLGCSCDWDRTRFTMDADYYKAVIMVFCDLYEKGYIYRALRMVNWDPVGLTALSDEEVIYKEKQGRLFQVRYKIEGTKNEYVTIATTRPETILGDSAISVNPKDMRYMHLVGKRAIVPLIGRSIPIIADDYVTMDFGTGCLKVTPAHDPNDYMIGQRHNLEIIDVLNPNGTMSEAAQLYIGEDRFEVRKKIVKDLEAAGHMVKIEDYTNTVGHSERTDAVIEPRLSLQWWVDMKDLAKPALDAVMDDSVNLIPSKFKSTYHHWMANVKDWCISRQLWWGQQIPAYYLKYEMGLPEEQRQYFVDVTPEGALAKACAKTGLTLTIDDLHQDPDVLDTWFSSWLWPFQVFRSLTEPGNPDATYYYPTNDLVTGPDILFFWVARMVMAGFEYEGKKPFNNVYLTGLIRDRNNRKMSKSLGNSPDPLDLITMYSADGVRVGVMMSSPAGGDLIFDTPLDLTKEALDSKLCEQGSKFRNKIWNAYCLVSLWTVDPEKEPTELDKIATAWMRRKINAAAAEIADHFEKLRISDALRTVYGLVWDDFCSWFLEMMKTGRDETMSAKSYELVIDLFESVLQLAHPFVPFITEEIWQSLRERKDGESIMLTQIPEPIVVGDDFDALSNFELIKETVTAIRAFRGEKGLSYKDQIDLYINTQSPEIFNANKPVLEKFLATSSIQFTDKAPAGSGSLRVLTTEFYIPLQNIDVDAEKARLEKEIAYMEGFVQSIDKKLSNEKFVSNAKPEVVESERKKKADGEATLKLLRESLAGL
- a CDS encoding VanZ family protein; this translates as MLFGFGRQVVDAPKYNLVPFASIKLFLKMYANHPWAAAVNLAGNIVIFVPFGVLIPLVFGGGWGRMLVLFVSAIVILECSQLLLHRGSLDVDDLLLNVLGAMMGYGCLRIFKGIRIQRPSKSLQGPF